One window from the genome of [Clostridium] celerecrescens 18A encodes:
- a CDS encoding HPr family phosphocarrier protein — MRTIEVDIQLRYTPIPLALLINTANAFDCDIYIDYGLTKVNVKDYDEMKKGLNTQNRNLQFNFDGIDELAAEGRIEMLFQP; from the coding sequence ATGCGGACCATTGAAGTCGATATCCAGCTGCGTTACACCCCCATTCCCCTCGCGCTTTTAATCAACACCGCTAATGCCTTTGACTGTGATATCTATATTGACTACGGTTTAACAAAGGTGAATGTCAAGGACTACGACGAGATGAAAAAAGGGCTTAACACGCAGAACCGGAACTTACAATTTAATTTCGACGGCATTGATGAACTGGCCGCCGAAGGACGGATCGAGATGCTGTTTCAACCATAA
- a CDS encoding undecaprenyl-diphosphate phosphatase — protein MNIIEILKVIVLGIVEGFTEWLPISSTGHMILVDEIIHLNQPSAFKNMFLVVIQLGAILAVLVLYFDKLNPFSARKKPAQKQATLVLWSKIILACIPAAVIGFLVDDILDEYLMNGYVVAATLILYGVLFIIIENRNQYRSFEVQKVGDISYQTALWIGLFQLLALIPGTSRSGATILGAMILGCSRAASAEFSFFLGIPVMFGASFLKVVKYGLNFTGSQIFYLILGMVVAFVVSVYSIKFLMGYIRQHDFKFFGYYRIVLGAVVLLYFTITAFLG, from the coding sequence ATGAATATCATTGAGATTTTAAAAGTAATTGTTCTTGGAATAGTGGAGGGCTTTACGGAGTGGCTTCCCATAAGCAGTACGGGCCACATGATCCTGGTGGATGAGATTATACATTTAAATCAGCCGAGTGCATTTAAAAATATGTTTTTGGTCGTCATTCAGCTGGGAGCGATTCTGGCGGTGCTGGTTTTGTATTTTGACAAGCTTAACCCCTTTTCCGCCAGGAAAAAACCGGCACAGAAGCAGGCGACTCTGGTTCTATGGTCAAAGATCATCTTAGCCTGTATTCCCGCAGCAGTGATCGGGTTCCTGGTGGATGATATTCTTGATGAGTATCTGATGAACGGCTATGTAGTTGCAGCGACCCTGATCCTCTATGGTGTGTTGTTTATTATCATTGAGAACAGAAACCAGTACCGGAGTTTTGAAGTTCAGAAGGTGGGAGATATCTCATACCAGACAGCTCTTTGGATCGGACTGTTTCAGCTTCTTGCCCTGATTCCGGGTACCTCACGTTCCGGTGCCACCATTCTCGGCGCCATGATCCTGGGATGTTCCCGGGCGGCTTCCGCAGAATTTTCCTTTTTCCTGGGAATTCCGGTGATGTTCGGAGCCAGCTTTTTAAAGGTTGTGAAATATGGATTAAATTTTACCGGATCTCAGATCTTCTATCTGATTTTAGGCATGGTGGTGGCTTTTGTGGTTTCTGTTTATTCGATTAAGTTCTTAATGGGATATATCAGACAGCATGATTTTAAATTTTTCGGATATTACAGAATCGTATTGGGAGCAGTGGTGCTTTTGTATTTTACCATAACGGCTTTCCTTGGTTAA
- a CDS encoding 3-deoxy-7-phosphoheptulonate synthase: MGFQYVNNLPSPEEIKERFPLPAEFKALKIERDQAISDVLTGKSDKFLVIIGPCSADNEESVSDYVNRLVKVQEKTKDRLILIPRIYTNKPRTTGEGYKGMLHQPDPEKKPDMHEGLIAIRRMHMNVFLETGLSTADEMLYPENLGYLDDIMSYIAIGARSVENQQHRLTSSACDVAVGMKNPTSGDMSVMLNSVVAAQQAHDFTYRGWEVRSKGNPLAHTILRGAVNKHGQCIPNYHFEDLFLLHEMYSRRNLQNPACIVDTNHSNSNKKYKEQFRISKEVLHSRRHSPEIRSLIKGLMIESYIEPGSQKVGEGIYGKSITDPCLGWEDSERLIYEIAENA; encoded by the coding sequence ATGGGATTTCAATACGTAAACAATCTGCCAAGCCCGGAAGAGATCAAGGAACGCTTTCCACTTCCAGCAGAATTTAAAGCCCTTAAAATAGAACGCGATCAAGCCATCAGCGATGTACTCACAGGAAAAAGCGATAAATTCCTTGTTATTATCGGCCCTTGCTCCGCTGACAATGAGGAGTCTGTTTCTGATTATGTGAACCGGCTTGTAAAGGTACAGGAAAAGACAAAAGACCGTCTGATCCTCATCCCAAGAATCTATACCAATAAACCCAGAACCACTGGAGAAGGATACAAGGGAATGCTTCACCAGCCTGATCCGGAAAAAAAGCCGGACATGCACGAAGGTCTCATAGCCATCCGCAGGATGCACATGAATGTGTTCCTTGAAACCGGTTTATCCACAGCCGATGAGATGTTATATCCGGAAAACCTGGGATATCTTGATGATATTATGTCTTACATTGCCATTGGTGCCCGTTCCGTGGAAAACCAGCAGCACCGTCTGACTTCCAGTGCCTGTGATGTTGCCGTAGGCATGAAGAATCCTACCAGCGGAGACATGTCTGTTATGCTTAACTCCGTAGTTGCCGCACAGCAGGCCCATGATTTCACTTACAGAGGTTGGGAAGTGAGGAGCAAGGGCAATCCATTGGCCCACACCATCCTTAGAGGTGCGGTCAACAAGCACGGCCAGTGCATCCCCAACTACCATTTTGAAGATTTATTTCTTCTTCATGAGATGTACAGCCGCCGCAATCTCCAGAACCCGGCCTGCATCGTGGACACCAACCACTCCAATTCCAACAAGAAATATAAGGAACAGTTCCGTATTTCCAAGGAAGTCCTGCACAGCAGAAGGCATTCCCCGGAAATCCGTTCCTTAATAAAAGGCCTGATGATTGAAAGCTACATTGAGCCAGGCAGCCAGAAAGTCGGAGAAGGCATTTACGGAAAATCCATCACCGATCCCTGTCTGGGATGGGAAGATTCCGAGCGTCTGATCTATGAAATCGCTGAAAATGCATAA